In the genome of Pirellulales bacterium, one region contains:
- a CDS encoding metallophosphoesterase family protein gives MMTTLNTSFYTWFAIGWLALPVCLSAHEGPDHKHPPARPVAPRELYRPTAAPDRVILTLAADPARAQGVTWRTSTEVAQAKAQILPAEHGPIDPRKAANSEAVTTPLATDLGDAHYHSVLFADLQPRTKYAYRVGDGINWSEWFHFTTAADKPEPFSFIYFGDAQNDIKSQWSRVVREAYGDMPDARFMLHAGDLINNPNSDAEWGEWFFAGGWLNGSLNTLPTPGNHEYGKKTPLGKSELSGHWRAQFTLPENGPANLPETAYFIDYQGTRIISLNSNEQQAEQAAWLEKTLADHKGGWKIVTFHHPIYSPAQNRDNPVVRKHWQPLFDKYGVDLVLQGHDHTYARTGVVTMEDTPVGRAAPQNPAQAKPAEVTEAKTTANGEANSGTGLNYRSPAGTVYVVSVSGPKMYGLGVENQKYFTRIGENTQLYQLIHIDGSVLRFEARTARGDLYDGFTLTKREGRPNELVEEQPEVAERRLEK, from the coding sequence ATGATGACCACCTTAAATACCTCGTTTTACACTTGGTTTGCAATCGGTTGGCTGGCTCTCCCCGTTTGCCTGTCCGCCCATGAAGGCCCCGACCACAAACATCCTCCGGCCCGGCCTGTCGCTCCGCGCGAGTTGTACCGCCCGACGGCGGCGCCTGACCGGGTGATTTTGACCCTGGCAGCCGACCCCGCCCGTGCTCAGGGTGTCACGTGGCGGACTAGCACCGAGGTCGCGCAGGCCAAGGCGCAGATTTTACCCGCGGAACATGGGCCAATTGATCCGCGCAAAGCGGCTAATAGCGAGGCAGTGACCACTCCCCTGGCCACCGATCTAGGGGATGCCCATTATCATAGCGTGTTGTTTGCGGACCTGCAGCCCCGGACCAAGTACGCCTACCGCGTGGGGGATGGAATCAACTGGAGCGAATGGTTCCACTTTACCACCGCCGCGGACAAGCCGGAGCCATTTTCGTTTATCTATTTTGGCGACGCGCAAAACGACATCAAGTCGCAATGGTCGCGGGTCGTGCGCGAAGCCTACGGCGACATGCCCGACGCCCGCTTTATGTTGCACGCGGGAGACTTGATTAATAATCCCAATAGCGACGCCGAATGGGGGGAGTGGTTTTTTGCCGGCGGTTGGCTGAATGGCTCGCTCAACACGTTGCCGACGCCGGGTAATCATGAATATGGCAAAAAGACTCCGCTGGGGAAAAGCGAGCTCTCGGGACATTGGCGGGCGCAATTTACCCTGCCCGAGAACGGCCCCGCCAACCTGCCCGAAACGGCCTATTTTATCGATTACCAAGGCACGCGGATTATTTCGCTAAATAGCAATGAGCAGCAAGCGGAACAAGCGGCCTGGTTGGAAAAGACGCTAGCGGATCACAAAGGGGGCTGGAAGATCGTGACGTTTCACCACCCGATTTATTCCCCCGCCCAAAACCGCGACAACCCCGTCGTGCGCAAGCACTGGCAACCGCTGTTTGACAAGTATGGAGTCGATTTGGTGTTGCAGGGGCATGATCACACCTACGCCCGCACGGGGGTGGTGACGATGGAGGATACCCCGGTGGGGAGGGCCGCGCCCCAAAATCCAGCCCAAGCCAAACCAGCCGAGGTGACAGAAGCTAAAACCACGGCCAATGGCGAAGCCAACAGCGGCACGGGGCTTAACTATCGCAGTCCTGCCGGTACGGTCTATGTGGTCTCCGTCAGCGGACCAAAGATGTACGGCCTGGGCGTGGAAAACCAAAAGTATTTTACACGGATTGGGGAAAACACGCAGTTATACCAGCTCATTCATATTGACGGGTCGGTGCTGCGCTTTGAGGCCCGGACCGCGCGGGGGGACCTGTACGATGGGTTTACCCTGACCAAACGGGAAGGCAGGCCAAACGAGCTCGTGGAGGAACAACCGGAAGTCGCGGAGCGGCGGTTGGAAAAGTAA
- the glnA gene encoding type I glutamate--ammonia ligase, whose amino-acid sequence MTPREVLAYCREKEVRAVDLRFMDFPGLWQHFTIPVTKLVEDTFEEGLGFDGSSIRGWQAVNESDMLLVPQPDTAIIDPFATIPTLALICNIQDPLTREDYSRDPRNVSRKAVNYLRGTGIADTCYIGPEAEFFIFDNVRFDQNAHEAYYHLDSVEGEWNRGQGNAPNLGYKIRHKEGYFPVPPADQMMDLRNEMMQTMIDCGLDVEAQHHEVATGGQCEIDLKYQELVKMGDAMCLYKYIVKNVARRHQKTVTFMPKPIFGDNGSGMHTHVSLWKHGEPLFAGGGYAGLSDTALFAMGGILRHAPAICALTNPTTNSYKRLVPGYEAPVNLAYSQRNRSAAIRIPMYSPNPKAKRIEFRCPDPSCNPYLAFAAILMAAIDGIQNKLHPGEPLDKDIYDLPPEELSNVAKTPASLAESLAALEDDHEFLLRGDVFTPDVIKTWIRYKREREVEAIRIRPHPFEFCLYYDI is encoded by the coding sequence ATGACACCCCGTGAAGTTCTGGCCTATTGTCGAGAAAAAGAAGTCCGTGCCGTCGATCTGCGGTTCATGGACTTTCCCGGTTTATGGCAACACTTTACCATTCCCGTGACCAAACTGGTCGAGGACACCTTTGAGGAGGGCCTGGGCTTTGACGGTTCCAGCATCCGCGGCTGGCAGGCGGTCAACGAAAGCGATATGCTGCTGGTCCCCCAGCCCGACACGGCGATCATCGACCCCTTTGCCACCATTCCCACGCTGGCGCTGATTTGTAATATCCAGGATCCCCTTACCCGCGAGGATTACTCCCGCGACCCGCGGAATGTCTCGCGCAAGGCGGTCAATTACCTGCGCGGCACCGGCATTGCCGACACCTGCTACATCGGTCCTGAAGCTGAATTCTTTATCTTTGATAATGTTCGCTTTGACCAAAACGCCCACGAGGCGTACTACCATCTTGATAGCGTGGAAGGGGAATGGAATCGCGGCCAGGGCAACGCCCCCAATCTGGGTTACAAAATCCGCCACAAAGAAGGGTATTTTCCCGTCCCTCCCGCGGATCAAATGATGGATTTGCGCAATGAAATGATGCAGACGATGATCGACTGCGGCCTGGATGTCGAGGCCCAGCATCACGAGGTGGCGACCGGCGGCCAGTGCGAGATCGACCTGAAGTATCAGGAACTGGTCAAAATGGGGGACGCGATGTGTTTGTATAAATACATCGTCAAGAATGTGGCGCGGCGGCATCAAAAGACCGTGACCTTTATGCCCAAGCCGATCTTTGGCGACAACGGCAGCGGGATGCACACGCATGTATCGCTGTGGAAACATGGCGAGCCGCTCTTTGCCGGCGGCGGCTATGCGGGCCTGAGCGATACCGCGCTATTTGCCATGGGGGGGATCCTGCGGCACGCGCCGGCCATCTGCGCCCTGACCAACCCCACGACCAACAGTTACAAGCGGCTGGTTCCCGGCTATGAAGCCCCGGTGAATTTGGCTTATTCGCAGCGCAATCGCTCGGCGGCGATTCGCATCCCCATGTACAGCCCCAACCCCAAGGCCAAGCGGATCGAATTTCGCTGCCCGGACCCTAGTTGCAACCCGTATCTGGCGTTCGCGGCGATTCTGATGGCGGCGATCGACGGCATCCAGAACAAGCTGCATCCCGGAGAGCCGCTGGATAAGGACATTTATGATTTACCGCCGGAGGAGCTCTCCAACGTGGCCAAAACGCCCGCTAGCCTGGCCGAATCGCTGGCCGCGCTCGAGGATGATCACGAATTTTTATTGCGGGGAGATGTCTTTACGCCCGACGTGATCAAAACCTGGATCCGCTACAAACGCGAGCGCGAGGTGGAGGCGATCCGCATCCGCCCCCACCCGTTCGAATTTTGCTTGTATTATGATATTTAG
- a CDS encoding ATP-grasp domain-containing protein, translating into MPKIILWEECNAVAANGDPTPSLANKIRTEGGALICAVANDFAAVARFTVELAWSAQSELPLGLCERVRLRAINLRDSIDDFLSQAAKDCDAVGILAPETDGLLEHRSRIIEEAGGRLLGPDSAWVRLAADKHQLCEFLRAADVPVPIGGIVPKSEEQFLEQLYQSQAVWPAIVVKPRAGAGGWGVRILTGEREMRDWHRETATGKMLDAWRWERYVPGMPASIAAIGMGSSATGQKHYQLCPPGEQMLIYGSRKDISYVGGRIPLGDELARRMCELARRALDCLPPFRGYVGLDLVLANSAAGFEDVVIEINPRWTTSYVGLRKLARTNLAEYQYAAVRGQPLPPLEFNPGKIEFDTNGNARIMNDR; encoded by the coding sequence ATGCCTAAAATCATTTTATGGGAAGAATGCAACGCAGTCGCGGCAAATGGCGATCCCACGCCAAGTCTGGCAAATAAGATTCGAACCGAGGGGGGGGCCCTGATTTGCGCCGTGGCAAATGACTTTGCCGCAGTGGCGAGGTTCACGGTCGAACTGGCTTGGAGCGCACAATCGGAGCTACCCTTGGGATTATGTGAGCGCGTTCGACTGCGCGCCATAAACCTGCGGGATAGTATTGATGATTTCTTAAGCCAGGCGGCAAAGGATTGTGACGCAGTGGGGATTCTTGCTCCCGAGACGGATGGACTCTTGGAACATCGCAGTAGAATCATCGAAGAAGCCGGGGGGCGCTTACTGGGACCAGACTCTGCCTGGGTGCGGCTGGCGGCGGATAAACACCAGTTATGCGAGTTTTTGCGCGCCGCCGATGTGCCGGTGCCAATCGGTGGTATCGTGCCGAAGAGCGAGGAGCAGTTTTTAGAGCAATTGTATCAGAGTCAAGCCGTCTGGCCTGCCATTGTCGTCAAACCGCGCGCTGGAGCGGGGGGCTGGGGGGTGCGGATATTAACTGGCGAGCGGGAAATGAGGGATTGGCATCGGGAAACAGCCACTGGAAAAATGCTGGATGCCTGGCGCTGGGAGCGGTATGTGCCGGGTATGCCCGCCAGTATTGCGGCGATCGGGATGGGCTCCTCTGCAACGGGTCAAAAGCATTACCAACTTTGCCCTCCTGGAGAGCAAATGCTGATATATGGTTCACGTAAGGATATAAGTTATGTGGGGGGGCGTATCCCACTGGGCGACGAACTAGCGCGGCGCATGTGCGAATTAGCGCGACGCGCGCTCGATTGTTTACCCCCGTTTCGCGGGTATGTGGGCCTGGATCTGGTCTTGGCGAATTCAGCGGCGGGATTTGAAGACGTTGTCATCGAAATCAATCCCCGCTGGACGACATCGTATGTCGGCCTGCGCAAGCTGGCCCGCACCAATTTGGCCGAGTATCAATATGCCGCGGTGCGCGGTCAACCTTTGCCGCCGCTGGAATTTAATCCAGGAAAGATCGAATTTGACACCAATGGCAACGCGCGGATAATGAATGACCGCTAG
- a CDS encoding PilN domain-containing protein, with the protein MSVNLLSFHFQKNCLIQRQLRLWCVIWIGCAAGALLWLTEPSLSLWRQLAELLQLEQDVQPMVWAEARNDDLDRSILRTRAEEQRMRRLQPPERSLVILGILSDAARHVEKLQLQRATLSLVPETDLAAGEAATRGKTAADQGLLLRAAQQTLQLQGIAADDATVMKFVERLQHASVFENVELKSTAEFPLPRDGGRQFQIECRFGGAP; encoded by the coding sequence ATGAGTGTCAATCTGTTATCGTTTCATTTTCAAAAAAACTGCCTCATTCAACGCCAATTACGGTTATGGTGCGTGATCTGGATTGGCTGTGCGGCCGGGGCTTTGCTCTGGTTAACGGAACCCTCGCTCAGCTTGTGGCGGCAACTTGCGGAACTTTTGCAATTGGAACAAGACGTCCAGCCCATGGTATGGGCCGAGGCACGCAATGACGACCTAGATCGTTCGATCCTACGAACCCGCGCCGAAGAACAGCGCATGCGGCGACTACAACCCCCCGAGCGCTCCCTGGTCATCTTAGGCATTTTATCCGACGCCGCCCGGCACGTAGAAAAGCTGCAATTGCAGCGTGCCACCCTCTCCCTGGTCCCAGAGACAGACCTGGCAGCGGGGGAGGCCGCCACGCGGGGAAAAACAGCCGCCGACCAGGGACTATTGTTGCGGGCCGCGCAGCAAACCTTACAGTTACAGGGGATCGCCGCGGATGATGCCACCGTCATGAAGTTTGTGGAACGATTGCAACATGCGTCCGTCTTTGAAAATGTGGAACTCAAATCCACGGCGGAATTCCCCCTCCCCCGCGACGGAGGCCGCCAATTTCAAATTGAATGCCGCTTTGGGGGTGCGCCATGA
- the pilO gene encoding type 4a pilus biogenesis protein PilO: MIRNLTNNQALRLWSGCLHAAGASVALLILWFASWCQHMIHTQYEQRAAHATELRELLQRSGKLNAHTKKLERELAAAQDGLAAIHERLAPVAAEAEFLGYLSELALATQVNIKEFRPGRVVGTTHNSALELQIRAQGTFAEICHFLDGISRLPRMCYVSNLSINEPPQPRGDCNIEIQLRFPVAGNLPLVSPNRKLALKSQ, encoded by the coding sequence ATGATCCGCAACTTAACAAACAACCAGGCCCTGCGGTTATGGAGCGGTTGCCTGCATGCCGCCGGGGCAAGCGTGGCGTTGTTGATCTTGTGGTTTGCCAGTTGGTGCCAGCACATGATTCATACCCAATATGAACAACGAGCGGCGCACGCCACCGAACTGCGCGAACTATTGCAGCGCAGCGGTAAATTGAACGCCCACACTAAAAAATTGGAAAGGGAATTAGCCGCCGCCCAGGACGGCCTGGCCGCCATCCATGAGCGCTTGGCACCCGTCGCCGCCGAAGCCGAATTTTTGGGTTACTTGTCGGAACTGGCGCTAGCCACCCAGGTAAACATCAAGGAATTTCGCCCCGGGCGAGTCGTGGGCACAACCCACAATTCGGCGCTAGAGTTACAAATTCGGGCCCAGGGGACGTTTGCCGAAATTTGCCATTTTTTGGATGGCATTTCGCGACTGCCGCGAATGTGTTACGTCTCTAACCTGAGTATTAATGAACCACCCCAGCCCCGGGGAGATTGCAATATTGAAATTCAACTTCGTTTTCCCGTGGCGGGCAACCTCCCCTTGGTCTCACCCAATCGCAAACTCGCGCTCAAGTCCCAGTGA
- a CDS encoding methylglyoxal synthase, with translation MPPPVKPTVALIAHDRMKPALLDFVRTHQAVLGKFNLVATASTGQLLNEQLGLRTECVIHGPEGGDLIIGGRVALGQIRAVIFLRDPLTAQPHEPDVSALMRVCDVHSVPLATNLGTASAVMDDLRDEVPTSS, from the coding sequence ATGCCACCACCCGTAAAACCCACTGTCGCCCTGATCGCCCATGACCGGATGAAACCCGCGCTCTTGGATTTTGTCCGCACCCATCAGGCCGTGCTGGGAAAATTTAACCTGGTGGCGACCGCCAGCACGGGCCAATTGCTCAATGAACAACTGGGCTTGCGGACGGAATGCGTGATACATGGGCCGGAAGGAGGGGACCTGATTATTGGCGGGCGGGTCGCGCTGGGGCAAATCCGCGCGGTGATCTTTTTGCGGGATCCGCTGACCGCGCAGCCGCACGAGCCGGATGTCTCGGCCTTGATGCGGGTGTGCGATGTCCATTCCGTGCCGTTGGCGACAAATCTGGGGACCGCGAGCGCCGTCATGGACGATCTGCGCGACGAAGTGCCGACGTCAAGCTAG
- a CDS encoding TIGR00730 family Rossman fold protein: protein MLRYRGPGGHNPLRSRRQQINLSPPFIYFPVTRLTEADDDLELPPASSGELVIDPHLNEARIQELIDQIKESADKLARDRTAIGDLKILSRTLRELRYAFKVFSQYRSRRKVSIFGSARTPETAPAYQTALQLARAMAEQSWLVVTGAASGIMEAGHAGAGRENSMGLNIMLPFEQGSNKIIAGDAKLVTMKYFFTRKLMFVKECDAVVLLPGGFGTLDEGLEVLTLLQTGKRDMVPVVFLDAPGGTFWEPFRHFVHDKLLGERMISPEDLSLFKMTTSIEETVAELLNFYHVYHSMRYVKNTLLIRLTKTLSEETLAIINREFRGILASGEFTQCSAWPEEADEPNLILLPRLACQFNRRSLGRLRELINFLNST from the coding sequence ATGTTGCGGTACCGCGGTCCGGGTGGACATAACCCGTTGCGTTCCCGCCGCCAGCAAATTAACCTTTCTCCCCCATTTATATACTTTCCTGTGACTCGACTTACCGAAGCGGATGACGATTTAGAGCTACCCCCCGCGTCCAGCGGCGAGCTTGTCATCGATCCCCACCTCAATGAAGCCCGCATCCAGGAATTGATCGACCAGATAAAGGAATCGGCGGATAAACTGGCGCGGGACCGAACGGCGATCGGCGATCTAAAAATCCTCAGCCGAACGCTGCGCGAGTTGCGTTACGCGTTTAAGGTCTTTTCGCAATACCGGTCGCGGCGCAAAGTTTCGATCTTTGGCTCGGCTCGCACGCCAGAGACCGCCCCTGCCTACCAAACCGCGCTGCAACTCGCCCGCGCCATGGCCGAGCAAAGCTGGCTGGTGGTCACCGGCGCCGCCAGCGGCATCATGGAGGCCGGTCATGCGGGCGCGGGACGCGAAAACTCCATGGGGCTGAATATCATGCTCCCCTTTGAGCAAGGATCCAATAAAATCATCGCCGGCGATGCCAAGCTGGTGACCATGAAGTATTTCTTTACACGCAAGCTAATGTTTGTCAAGGAATGCGATGCCGTGGTTCTTTTGCCCGGCGGCTTTGGCACGCTGGACGAGGGGTTGGAGGTCCTCACACTCCTGCAAACCGGCAAGCGCGACATGGTCCCCGTGGTTTTTCTCGACGCCCCTGGAGGCACATTCTGGGAACCGTTTCGCCACTTTGTCCACGACAAACTGCTGGGGGAGCGAATGATCAGTCCGGAGGACCTGTCATTATTTAAGATGACCACCAGCATCGAGGAAACCGTCGCCGAGTTATTAAACTTTTATCACGTGTACCACAGCATGCGTTATGTAAAAAACACCCTGCTGATTCGCCTGACAAAAACGCTGAGCGAGGAAACCTTGGCCATCATCAACCGGGAATTTCGCGGCATTTTGGCCAGCGGCGAATTCACCCAATGTTCCGCCTGGCCCGAGGAAGCCGACGAGCCGAACTTGATCCTGCTTCCCCGCCTGGCGTGTCAGTTTAACCGCCGCAGCCTGGGCCGGTTGCGGGAACTGATCAATTTTTTGAATAGCACTTAG